A DNA window from Thiothrix subterranea contains the following coding sequences:
- a CDS encoding ATP-binding protein, with protein MSLKPWREIARPHKDVLEGTFKQAEFAADISQVAAGKATPEYQDAEKFFSRTFITEGMRLLLISVAQRLAGQGGDPVIQLQTAFGGGKTHTMLAVYHLASRTDSTDKLEGIPPLLDAAKIHDLPRANVAVIDGIKVSPSHPQQHGTIAANTLWGELAWQLLGEKGYAMVAASDASGVSPGKEVLRQLLERAAPCVILMDELVAFLRQLEVGREFSAGTFDSNISFIQALTEALKSVPNAMLLASLPESNLEIGGDMGQRALNSLEKYFARVESVWKPVASTEAFEIVRRRLFAHAGERAEVEGISRQFHDFYRANSNKFPLETQSNVYFERLCQSYPIHPEIFDRLYEDWSTLDKFQRTRGVLQYMALVIHRLWNDNNQDALIMPGSLPLDDSTVRNKSIHYLPQGWEAVLEKEVDGARSDPARFDGTETRFGSVQAARRAMRTIFLGSAPAVSNQAVRGVSLEHILLGCAQPGQTVGIFEDVLKYLRDRLHYLYAERHIDQDRFWLDTRPNLRREMESRTQNINEREALEPLLKTQVGNLFGRQHSFAGIHVFTPSLDVPDEYGAGVRLVVLPPQAAYAKSDTKAAFAAAEEILTKRGEQPRQKQNRLLFIAGDYEVMRLLKEQGRTYLAWKSIISDIDNGKLNLDLFQVQLARKNADAAAQSLKQLARETYKWLLCPTQDISKGKPTVQWEVLSLSANTQSLVADIEQKLREEEWLITQWSPVHLRTLLNQWYFKDGVQQISALKVWQDCCHYLYLPRIASDKVFIDALNKGLESEDYFGFAAGQDGDKYLGFTFGKPALVVLDAASLLIQREAAVAYRESIKPPPPTDLDSTPDPIDPKPPIILPPVPPPPTTVTKTRFYGSVTIDPLTAKMKFAQIMDEVVEQFTTRTGVKVAISIEIVATSNTGFDEALQRAIKENCNVLKFDSEEFDEK; from the coding sequence ATGAGCCTGAAACCTTGGCGTGAAATCGCCCGCCCGCACAAAGACGTACTCGAAGGCACGTTCAAGCAAGCCGAATTTGCGGCGGATATTTCCCAAGTTGCCGCAGGCAAGGCAACCCCCGAATATCAGGATGCCGAGAAGTTCTTTTCCCGCACCTTCATCACCGAAGGGATGCGCCTATTGCTGATTTCGGTGGCGCAACGCTTGGCGGGGCAGGGTGGCGACCCAGTGATTCAGTTACAAACTGCCTTCGGGGGCGGCAAAACCCACACCATGTTGGCGGTTTACCATCTGGCTTCCCGCACCGACAGCACCGACAAACTCGAAGGCATTCCGCCGTTATTGGATGCCGCCAAGATTCATGATTTGCCCCGCGCCAACGTTGCCGTGATTGACGGTATCAAAGTCTCCCCCAGCCATCCCCAGCAGCATGGCACGATTGCCGCGAATACCTTATGGGGCGAACTCGCTTGGCAATTACTGGGTGAAAAAGGCTATGCAATGGTGGCGGCGAGTGATGCCAGTGGTGTATCTCCCGGTAAAGAGGTACTGCGCCAATTGCTGGAACGTGCCGCACCGTGCGTGATTTTAATGGATGAGCTGGTGGCATTCCTGCGGCAACTGGAAGTGGGCAGGGAATTCAGCGCAGGCACATTCGACAGCAATATTTCCTTTATCCAAGCCCTGACCGAAGCCCTCAAATCCGTGCCGAATGCGATGTTGCTCGCATCATTGCCAGAGTCGAATCTGGAAATCGGCGGCGATATGGGGCAACGCGCCCTCAATTCCTTGGAAAAATACTTCGCCCGTGTCGAATCGGTCTGGAAACCGGTTGCCAGCACCGAAGCGTTTGAAATCGTGCGCCGCCGCTTGTTTGCCCATGCCGGAGAACGTGCCGAAGTGGAAGGCATCAGCCGCCAATTCCACGATTTTTACCGAGCCAACAGCAATAAATTCCCGCTGGAAACCCAATCCAATGTGTATTTTGAGCGGCTGTGCCAGTCTTACCCCATCCACCCGGAAATCTTCGACCGTCTCTATGAAGATTGGTCAACGTTGGACAAATTTCAGCGTACCCGTGGTGTATTGCAATACATGGCACTGGTGATCCACCGTTTGTGGAACGACAACAATCAGGATGCGCTGATTATGCCTGGTTCGTTGCCACTGGATGACAGCACGGTTCGCAACAAAAGCATTCATTACCTCCCGCAAGGCTGGGAAGCGGTGCTGGAAAAAGAAGTCGATGGAGCGCGTTCCGATCCGGCACGTTTCGACGGCACAGAAACCCGTTTTGGCAGTGTACAAGCTGCTCGGCGTGCCATGCGCACCATTTTCTTGGGCAGTGCGCCAGCGGTGAGTAATCAAGCAGTGCGTGGTGTCTCGCTCGAACACATTTTACTGGGTTGCGCCCAACCGGGACAAACTGTCGGTATTTTTGAGGATGTCTTGAAATACTTACGGGATCGTTTGCATTACTTGTATGCCGAACGCCACATTGATCAAGACCGTTTCTGGCTGGATACCCGCCCCAACTTACGCCGCGAAATGGAAAGCCGCACCCAGAACATCAACGAGCGTGAAGCGCTAGAGCCATTGCTAAAAACGCAAGTGGGCAATTTGTTTGGGCGGCAACACAGTTTCGCCGGTATCCATGTGTTCACCCCCTCACTGGATGTGCCGGATGAATACGGTGCAGGGGTGCGGCTGGTCGTGTTGCCCCCGCAGGCCGCTTATGCCAAAAGTGACACCAAAGCGGCGTTTGCTGCTGCCGAGGAGATACTCACCAAACGTGGCGAGCAGCCGCGCCAAAAACAGAATCGCCTGTTGTTTATCGCCGGTGATTATGAGGTGATGCGCCTCTTAAAAGAGCAAGGGCGCACGTATTTGGCGTGGAAAAGCATCATCAGTGACATCGACAACGGCAAGCTCAATCTGGATTTGTTCCAAGTGCAATTGGCGCGTAAAAATGCGGATGCGGCGGCGCAAAGCCTGAAGCAACTGGCACGGGAAACCTACAAATGGTTGTTATGCCCGACACAGGATATTAGCAAGGGCAAGCCAACCGTGCAGTGGGAGGTCTTATCCCTTTCCGCCAATACGCAAAGTTTGGTCGCGGATATTGAGCAAAAATTGCGTGAAGAAGAATGGTTGATCACGCAATGGAGTCCGGTACATTTGCGTACCCTGTTGAACCAATGGTATTTCAAAGACGGTGTGCAACAAATCAGTGCTTTAAAAGTGTGGCAAGATTGCTGCCATTACCTGTATTTACCGCGCATTGCCAGCGACAAGGTGTTTATCGACGCACTGAACAAAGGCTTGGAGAGTGAGGATTACTTTGGGTTTGCCGCTGGTCAAGACGGGGATAAGTACCTTGGGTTTACCTTTGGCAAGCCTGCGCTGGTGGTATTGGATGCGGCATCGTTATTGATTCAGCGCGAGGCTGCGGTCGCTTATCGTGAGTCGATCAAGCCGCCACCTCCAACCGATCTCGATTCGACACCTGACCCTATTGACCCAAAACCACCGATTATTTTGCCGCCTGTACCGCCACCGCCAACTACGGTGACTAAAACGCGCTTTTACGGTTCGGTGACGATTGACCCGTTGACGGCGAAAATGAAGTTCGCGCAAATCATGGATGAAGTGGTGGAACAGTTCACGACCCGTACTGGGGTGAAAGTGGCGATTTCCATCGAAATTGTAGCTACGAGTAACACGGGTTTCGATGAAGCATTGCAACGGGCTATCAAGGAAAACTGTAATGTCTTAAAATTTGATAGCGAAGAGTTTGATGAAAAATGA
- the aroA gene encoding 3-phosphoshikimate 1-carboxyvinyltransferase, producing MSHSSTNLQFNVQPGGSLQGKVRVPGDKSISHRSIMLGSLAEGTTHVSGFLQGEDCLCTLNAFRSMGVSIEGPTDDGKVTIHGVGLHGLQAPAHDLDMGNSGTSMRLMSGLMSGQAFDVRMTGDASLSKRPMKRVTVPLASMGANIDATATGTPPLLVHGGSPLHGIHYDMPMASAQVKSSLLLAGLYAQGETSVTEPAPTRDHTERMLRGFGYAVKTDGNRISLQGGGKLTATDIDVPSDISSAAFFMVGASIAPGSDLTIEHVGMNPTRIGVIDILRLMGANLDVLNEREVGGEPVADIRVRSAQLHGIQIPEALVPLAIDEFPSLFIAAAFAKGQTVLTGAEELRVKESDRIQVMADGLLACGVDAQPTPDGIIINPGNFSGGTIDSHGDHRIAMSFAMAALRATQPITINDCANVNTSFPGFVELAANAGVRITTL from the coding sequence GTGAGCCATTCCAGCACCAACCTACAATTCAACGTCCAACCCGGTGGCAGCTTGCAAGGCAAGGTGCGCGTTCCCGGCGACAAATCCATTTCGCACCGTTCCATCATGCTGGGTTCGCTGGCAGAAGGCACAACCCACGTCAGCGGTTTTTTGCAAGGCGAAGATTGCCTGTGCACCCTGAATGCGTTTCGCAGCATGGGCGTGAGCATCGAAGGCCCCACCGATGATGGCAAAGTAACCATCCACGGGGTAGGGCTGCATGGCTTGCAAGCGCCTGCGCACGACCTAGACATGGGCAATTCCGGCACATCCATGCGCCTAATGTCCGGCTTGATGAGCGGGCAAGCGTTTGATGTGCGCATGACGGGTGATGCGTCCTTGTCCAAACGCCCGATGAAGCGTGTGACCGTGCCGTTAGCCAGTATGGGCGCGAACATTGATGCGACCGCAACCGGCACGCCGCCATTATTGGTACACGGCGGCAGCCCGTTGCACGGCATCCATTACGACATGCCGATGGCAAGCGCACAGGTGAAATCCTCGCTATTGCTGGCGGGTTTGTATGCACAAGGCGAAACCTCGGTGACTGAACCCGCGCCAACCCGTGACCATACCGAACGCATGTTGCGCGGCTTTGGTTATGCGGTGAAAACCGACGGCAACCGCATCAGCCTGCAAGGTGGTGGCAAGCTGACCGCAACGGATATTGATGTACCTTCCGACATTTCCTCGGCCGCTTTCTTCATGGTGGGCGCAAGCATTGCCCCCGGTTCTGATCTGACCATCGAACACGTCGGCATGAATCCGACCCGTATCGGCGTGATCGACATTTTGCGCTTGATGGGGGCAAACCTCGACGTGCTGAATGAGCGCGAAGTCGGCGGTGAACCGGTCGCGGATATTCGGGTACGTTCGGCGCAATTGCACGGCATTCAGATTCCTGAAGCCTTAGTGCCGCTGGCAATTGACGAATTCCCGTCATTGTTTATTGCGGCAGCGTTTGCGAAAGGGCAGACCGTGCTGACGGGAGCGGAAGAATTGCGCGTCAAAGAAAGCGATCGGATTCAGGTGATGGCGGATGGCTTGCTTGCGTGTGGCGTGGATGCGCAACCCACGCCGGACGGCATTATCATCAACCCCGGCAACTTCAGCGGCGGCACGATTGACAGCCACGGTGATCACCGCATTGCGATGTCGTTTGCGATGGCAGCCTTACGCGCCACGCAACCGATTACAATCAATGACTGCGCGAATGTAAACACCTCGTTTCCCGGCTTTGTGGAGTTGGCGGCAAACGCGGGCGTGAGGATTACAACGCTATGA
- the cmk gene encoding (d)CMP kinase, producing MNTPIPVITIDGPAGAGKGTIACMLADKLGWHMLDSGAIYRVAAVAALRRNLNLQDETALAAMILTLNIAFKNGEAWLDGDIITSEIRNETCASATSQIAALPAVRAALLELQRQFCQLPGLVADGRDMGTVVFPRATHKFYLTASAEIRAERRLKQLSQQGLSAKLCDLIQEINARDERDTNRPVAPLKPAADALVIDTSSLDQAEVFATVLHYVV from the coding sequence ATGAATACGCCCATTCCTGTGATCACGATTGATGGCCCGGCTGGAGCTGGCAAAGGCACGATTGCGTGTATGCTGGCGGATAAACTCGGCTGGCACATGCTTGATAGTGGTGCGATTTACCGGGTGGCGGCAGTGGCGGCTTTGCGTCGCAACCTGAATCTGCAAGATGAAACCGCATTGGCAGCGATGATTCTCACCCTGAATATCGCGTTCAAAAATGGCGAAGCATGGCTAGACGGCGACATTATTACCAGCGAAATTCGCAATGAAACCTGTGCCAGTGCGACGTCGCAAATCGCGGCATTGCCTGCGGTACGGGCAGCATTATTGGAATTGCAACGCCAGTTTTGCCAGCTTCCCGGTTTGGTTGCCGATGGGCGCGATATGGGTACGGTGGTGTTTCCTAGGGCTACCCACAAGTTTTATCTCACCGCCAGTGCTGAAATTCGTGCAGAACGTCGCCTGAAACAGTTGAGCCAACAAGGACTTAGTGCTAAACTCTGTGACCTAATTCAAGAGATCAATGCTCGCGACGAACGCGATACCAACCGCCCGGTAGCTCCCTTAAAACCTGCCGCTGATGCGTTGGTCATCGACACCAGTTCGTTGGATCAAGCCGAAGTGTTTGCCACCGTGTTGCACTACGTCGTTTAA
- the rpsA gene encoding 30S ribosomal protein S1 has protein sequence MTESFAELFEESLSYTQMQPGALLNATVLEVRSDFIIVSAGLKSEGVIPAEQFRNERGEINVKVGDLVEVALDTVEDGFGETRLSREKARRLRAWEILEEAFTNEEIITGIITGKVKGGFVVELGDIRAFLPGSLVDVRPVRDTSYLENKELEFKLIKLDQKRNNVVVSRRAVVEEEYSAERDALMENLQEGQVIKGVVKNLTDYGAFLDLGGIDGLLHITDMAWKRVKHPSEVVNIGDEIDVKVLKFDRDKNRVSLGLKQLGEDPWQDLVRRYPAGTRIFGKVSNLTDYGCFVEIEDGVEGLVHVSEMDWTNKNVNPAKVVALGDETEVMILDIDAERRRISLGMKQCQANPWDEFAGTRNKGDRVSGKIKSITDFGIFIGLDGGIDGLVHLSDISWNVPGEEAVRSYKKGDEVEAVVLAVDPERERISLGIKQMEQDPFSNFVAAHSKGSVVKGTVVEVTPKAAKIDLGEGIEGILRASELSRDRVEDARTLLKEGDTVEAKFMGVDRKTRAINLSIKAKDDEDESRLMREYTGRSTSTGTSLGDIFKEQMGE, from the coding sequence ATGACTGAAAGTTTTGCTGAACTGTTTGAAGAGAGCCTCTCTTACACCCAAATGCAACCTGGCGCTCTGCTGAATGCAACAGTTCTCGAAGTCCGCTCCGATTTCATTATCGTGAGCGCTGGCTTGAAATCCGAAGGTGTTATTCCTGCTGAGCAGTTCAGAAATGAACGCGGCGAAATCAACGTTAAAGTCGGCGATTTGGTTGAAGTAGCACTGGATACCGTCGAAGACGGTTTCGGTGAGACGCGCCTTTCCCGTGAAAAAGCCCGTCGCCTGCGTGCTTGGGAAATTCTGGAAGAAGCCTTCACCAACGAAGAAATCATCACCGGTATCATTACCGGCAAAGTTAAGGGTGGTTTCGTGGTTGAGTTGGGTGATATTCGTGCATTCTTGCCGGGTTCACTGGTTGATGTACGTCCAGTCCGCGATACTTCCTACTTGGAAAACAAGGAACTGGAATTCAAGCTCATCAAGCTGGATCAGAAGCGCAATAACGTCGTGGTTTCACGCCGTGCAGTCGTTGAAGAAGAATACAGTGCAGAACGCGACGCGCTGATGGAAAACCTGCAAGAAGGTCAAGTCATCAAAGGCGTGGTCAAGAACCTCACCGATTACGGTGCGTTCCTCGACCTCGGCGGCATCGACGGTCTGTTGCACATTACCGATATGGCTTGGAAGCGCGTTAAGCATCCTTCTGAAGTGGTTAATATCGGTGACGAAATTGACGTTAAAGTCCTCAAGTTCGACCGCGATAAGAACCGCGTTTCACTGGGTCTGAAGCAATTGGGTGAAGATCCATGGCAAGATCTGGTTCGTCGTTACCCGGCTGGCACGCGCATCTTTGGTAAGGTCAGCAACCTGACCGACTACGGCTGCTTCGTGGAAATCGAAGACGGTGTTGAAGGTTTGGTACACGTTTCTGAAATGGATTGGACCAACAAAAACGTCAACCCTGCCAAAGTAGTGGCACTGGGTGACGAAACTGAAGTCATGATTCTCGACATCGACGCAGAACGCCGCCGCATTTCACTGGGCATGAAGCAATGCCAAGCGAACCCTTGGGATGAATTTGCGGGTACTCGCAACAAGGGCGACCGCGTTTCCGGTAAGATCAAGTCGATCACTGACTTCGGTATCTTCATCGGTTTGGACGGTGGCATCGACGGTCTGGTGCACTTGTCTGACATTTCTTGGAACGTTCCCGGCGAAGAAGCTGTGCGCAGCTACAAGAAAGGCGACGAAGTGGAAGCGGTTGTATTGGCTGTTGATCCAGAGCGTGAGCGCATTTCCCTTGGCATCAAGCAGATGGAACAAGACCCGTTCTCCAACTTCGTGGCAGCCCATTCTAAAGGCAGTGTTGTGAAAGGCACTGTGGTTGAAGTGACGCCTAAAGCCGCGAAAATCGACTTGGGCGAAGGCATCGAAGGCATTTTGCGTGCGTCCGAACTGTCACGCGACCGCGTTGAAGATGCTCGCACGCTGCTGAAAGAAGGCGACACCGTTGAAGCCAAATTCATGGGTGTTGATCGCAAGACTCGCGCCATCAACCTGTCTATTAAGGCGAAGGATGATGAAGATGAATCACGTTTGATGCGTGAATACACCGGACGTTCTACCAGCACGGGTACGTCATTGGGTGACATCTTCAAGGAACAGATGGGCGAATAA
- a CDS encoding integration host factor subunit beta, translated as MTKSEIIDILSRKQSHLSTRDVESSVKLLLDKMSESLSSGGRIEVRGFGSFSLHHRAARKGRNPKTGDQVALPPKYVPHFKPGKELRERVNESRVSYPVQD; from the coding sequence ATGACCAAATCTGAAATCATTGATATTCTGTCACGTAAGCAAAGCCATCTTAGCACCCGCGATGTGGAATCGTCGGTTAAGCTGTTGCTCGATAAAATGAGTGAATCACTGTCGAGTGGCGGGCGCATTGAAGTCCGAGGCTTTGGCAGTTTTTCCCTGCACCATCGTGCAGCGCGTAAAGGTCGCAACCCTAAAACGGGCGATCAGGTGGCGTTACCGCCGAAATACGTGCCTCATTTTAAGCCGGGCAAGGAATTGCGTGAGCGCGTGAATGAATCGCGTGTTAGTTACCCGGTTCAGGACTAA
- the pyrF gene encoding orotidine-5'-phosphate decarboxylase: protein MSSRLIIALDFATAEQALAFVAPLTPSQCKLKVGFELFVAAGPAFVRQLTARGFDVFLDLKFHDIPNTVASACKAAAGLGVWMLNVHASGGTKMMQAAREALQGFANPPKLIAVTVLTSMDKAQLSGTGITVEPAKQVQHLAQLTADSGLDGVVCSAQESAMLRQRLGNDFLLVTPGIRPTGSDQGDQSRVMTPAQAREAGVSYVVVGRPITQAPDPQAVIAAINLELGS, encoded by the coding sequence ATGTCTAGCCGTTTGATTATTGCCCTCGATTTTGCCACAGCGGAACAAGCATTGGCGTTTGTTGCGCCACTTACCCCGTCACAATGCAAGCTTAAAGTCGGTTTTGAGTTATTTGTCGCCGCAGGCCCTGCGTTTGTGCGTCAATTAACCGCGCGTGGCTTTGACGTGTTTCTGGATCTAAAATTTCACGACATTCCCAACACGGTAGCGTCGGCGTGTAAAGCGGCGGCGGGTTTGGGGGTGTGGATGCTTAATGTTCATGCATCCGGTGGTACTAAGATGATGCAAGCGGCGCGTGAAGCGTTGCAGGGGTTTGCTAACCCACCCAAGTTGATTGCCGTGACGGTGTTAACGTCGATGGATAAGGCGCAATTGTCCGGCACGGGTATCACCGTCGAACCTGCCAAACAGGTGCAACATTTGGCGCAATTGACGGCGGACAGCGGTTTGGATGGCGTGGTGTGTTCTGCACAGGAATCGGCAATGTTACGCCAACGCTTAGGAAACGATTTCTTGCTGGTAACGCCCGGTATTCGCCCGACGGGGAGTGATCAGGGTGATCAATCCCGCGTCATGACACCCGCTCAGGCGCGGGAAGCGGGCGTCAGTTACGTGGTGGTAGGGCGACCGATTACCCAAGCACCTGACCCACAGGCGGTGATTGCAGCGATTAATCTTGAACTGGGGTCTTAG
- the hflD gene encoding high frequency lysogenization protein HflD, translating into MEANNRNRTLALAALFQCVEGVTQIAARGNVDSELFEACINSILTEDDATPEALYGGTDKLRTGFRVLMYQLGASNLNPDGKPKDIEATRYAVNLLYLEKKLANDPDMFQSLLKNIENAQQQLDFFAMTHPNMIARLAEIYSTTVSKLGPRIMIKGDQNHLANPENAAKIRALLLAGIRAALLWRQAGGNRWKLIFSRGAMQKEAQRFLN; encoded by the coding sequence GTGGAAGCCAATAACCGTAACCGAACCCTTGCCCTCGCTGCGCTGTTCCAGTGTGTCGAAGGTGTCACGCAAATTGCCGCACGCGGCAATGTCGATAGCGAACTGTTTGAAGCCTGCATCAACAGCATCTTGACAGAAGACGACGCCACCCCCGAAGCGCTCTACGGTGGCACCGACAAGCTCCGCACCGGCTTTCGGGTGCTGATGTATCAACTCGGTGCGAGCAATCTGAATCCTGATGGCAAACCCAAAGACATCGAAGCCACCCGTTACGCGGTTAATTTGCTGTATCTGGAAAAGAAACTCGCCAACGACCCGGATATGTTCCAGTCCCTGCTCAAAAATATCGAAAACGCTCAGCAACAACTGGATTTTTTCGCCATGACTCACCCCAATATGATTGCGCGACTCGCTGAAATCTACAGCACTACGGTGAGCAAATTGGGGCCGCGCATTATGATTAAAGGCGACCAAAACCACCTTGCCAACCCCGAAAATGCGGCAAAAATTCGCGCCTTATTACTGGCAGGCATCCGTGCCGCCTTATTGTGGCGGCAGGCGGGGGGCAATCGCTGGAAACTCATCTTCTCGCGGGGCGCGATGCAAAAAGAGGCGCAGCGGTTTTTGAACTAA
- the mnmA gene encoding tRNA 2-thiouridine(34) synthase MnmA, giving the protein MTNATQKVIVGMSGGVDSSVAALLLLEQGYQVEGLFMKNWEEDDTEDYCSAAVDLADAQAVADQLGIVLHTRNFASEYWERVFTYFLEEYRAGRTPNPDIMCNKEIKFKAFLELALELGADYIATGHYARIARDPDGTARMLKGVDANKDQTYFLYTLQQHQLQRSLFPVGELQKSKVRELAETAGFTTARKKDSTGICFIGERKFRDFLQRFLPAQPGNIVTADNEIIGKHHGLMYYTLGQRQGLGIGGRKDADETPWFVVDKDMATNRLIVTQGHQHDLLMKHFLLASQLHWVAGHAPSQQFECKAKIRYRQTEETCQVSLKPDGSSAVCFPHPQRAITPGQSIVFYHDDVCLGGGIIDAMASDCPNP; this is encoded by the coding sequence ATGACTAACGCCACGCAAAAAGTCATCGTCGGCATGTCCGGCGGGGTTGATTCCTCGGTTGCAGCACTCCTACTGCTCGAACAAGGCTACCAAGTGGAAGGCTTGTTCATGAAAAACTGGGAAGAGGACGACACCGAAGACTATTGCTCAGCGGCGGTTGACCTTGCGGATGCACAAGCCGTTGCCGACCAATTAGGCATCGTATTGCACACTCGCAATTTTGCCAGCGAATACTGGGAGCGTGTTTTCACCTACTTTTTGGAAGAATACCGTGCCGGGCGCACCCCCAACCCCGACATCATGTGCAATAAGGAAATCAAGTTCAAAGCCTTCCTAGAGCTTGCACTGGAGTTGGGTGCGGACTACATCGCCACCGGACACTACGCTCGCATTGCGCGTGACCCCGACGGCACGGCGCGAATGCTCAAAGGCGTGGATGCCAATAAAGACCAAACCTATTTTCTCTACACGCTGCAACAGCACCAATTGCAACGCAGCCTGTTTCCGGTCGGGGAATTGCAGAAAAGCAAGGTGCGCGAATTGGCAGAAACCGCCGGATTCACCACTGCTCGTAAAAAAGACAGCACTGGCATTTGTTTCATTGGTGAACGTAAATTCCGCGATTTCCTGCAACGCTTTTTGCCCGCACAACCCGGCAATATCGTCACTGCTGACAATGAGATCATCGGCAAACACCACGGCTTAATGTATTACACCCTCGGTCAACGCCAAGGCTTGGGCATCGGTGGGCGCAAAGATGCAGATGAAACCCCGTGGTTTGTGGTCGACAAAGACATGGCAACTAACCGCCTGATCGTCACCCAAGGGCATCAACACGACTTGCTGATGAAACACTTCCTATTAGCCTCGCAATTGCACTGGGTGGCGGGTCATGCACCGAGCCAGCAGTTTGAATGCAAAGCCAAAATCCGCTACCGTCAGACAGAAGAAACTTGTCAGGTCAGCTTAAAACCGGATGGCAGCAGTGCGGTGTGCTTTCCTCATCCGCAACGCGCGATTACCCCCGGACAATCCATTGTGTTTTATCACGATGACGTCTGTTTGGGCGGTGGCATTATTGATGCCATGGCAAGCGACTGCCCTAATCCTTAA
- a CDS encoding NUDIX hydrolase, translating into MVWKPRVTVASVIEHNNRFLMVEEMHYGQLTINQPAGHMEHGESLLDAVRRETLEETGWNFEPTALLGIFHLQRDDPDRVYLRFTFTGTLLEPVPGYQIDADITAVHWLTREQIRNQQPRIWRSDLVGRSLELYESGVRHSLDSLHYFTAND; encoded by the coding sequence ATGGTTTGGAAACCCCGCGTCACCGTCGCCAGTGTCATTGAACACAATAACCGCTTTCTGATGGTGGAAGAAATGCACTATGGGCAACTGACCATCAACCAACCGGCGGGACACATGGAACACGGCGAAAGCCTGCTAGATGCAGTTCGCCGCGAAACGTTGGAAGAAACCGGCTGGAACTTTGAACCAACCGCCCTACTGGGCATTTTTCACCTGCAACGCGATGATCCTGACCGCGTGTATTTGCGCTTCACCTTCACCGGCACGCTGCTTGAACCTGTCCCCGGCTACCAAATCGACGCGGATATTACCGCCGTGCATTGGTTGACTCGCGAACAAATCCGCAACCAGCAACCGCGTATCTGGCGCAGCGATTTGGTCGGACGCTCGCTCGAACTGTACGAATCCGGGGTACGTCATTCACTGGATAGCCTGCACTATTTCACCGCCAATGACTAA